The Arachis ipaensis cultivar K30076 chromosome B07, Araip1.1, whole genome shotgun sequence genome includes a window with the following:
- the LOC107609853 gene encoding uncharacterized protein LOC107609853 isoform X2: MNFDFLPKIIPWFRPQLNATDSASISVSTSNVFIEQPKQNAGEGGKLFGMPLPLLSFLPWVNNSGVQIIRRPTTINRRLRRRAQTRGKIDKVSEVNPARFRPYVSKVPWHTGPRAFLSQLFPRYGHYCGPNWSSGKDSGSPVWDKRPIDWLDFCCYCHDIGYDTHDQAELLKADLAFLECLEKQNMATKGDPHVALIYKTMCINGLKSFLVPYRRQLVSLQSGQPLIQFGWLSNFRWRSWNFQKT, translated from the exons ATGAATTTTGATTTTCTTCCTAAAATCATACCTTGGTTTAGGCCTCAACTGAATGCTACAGATTCAGCATCGATTTCGGTATCTACCTCCAACGTTTTCATTGAGCAGCCTAAGCAGAATGCTGGTGAAGGTGGCAAGTTGTTTGGAATGCCCTTGCCTTTGTTGTCATTTCTTCCTTGGGTGAATAATTCCGGGGTTCAGATCATTCGGAGGCCAACTACTATCAATAGGCGATTGAGGAGACGAGCGCAAACTCGCGGGAAGATCGACAAAGTTAGCGAGGTTAACCCTGCAAGGTTCAGGCCTTATGTTTCTAAGGTCCCATGGCATACAGGGCCACGAGCTTTTTTGTCGCAGCTATTCCCTCGATATGGCCATTACTGCGGACCAAACTGGTCCAGTGGAAAAGACAGTGGATCTCCGGTTTGGGATAAGCGACCGATCGATTGGTTGGATTTCTGTTGTTATTGCCATGATATAGGGTATGATACACATGATCAGGCCGAGCTGCTGAAGGCAGACCTAGCCTTTCTCGAGTGTTTGGAGAAGCAAAATATGGCAACCAAAGGAGACCCTCATGTTGCTCTTATTTACAAGACAATGTGTATAAATG GTTTGAAGAGTTTTCTAGTACCTTATAGAAGGCAACTTGTGAGCCTACAATCTGGGCAGCCATTGATTCAATTTGGATGGCTAAGCAATTTTAGATGGAGAAGTTGGAACTTTCAGAaaacatga